In Micromonospora sp. WMMA1363, a genomic segment contains:
- a CDS encoding replication-associated recombination protein A gives METDALFTLAGPAAPVGPVGVDGFIPAGADSPLAVRMRPTSLDELVGQEHLLAPGAPLRQLVSGAAPMSIVLWGPPGSGKTTIAHLVARATDRRFVAMSALNAGVKDVRAVIETARRQRRAGGAQTVLFIDEVHRFSKTQQDALLAAVEDRTVTLLAATTENPYFSVISPLLSRCVLLTLQPLDDAAVRELLRRAVADERGLRDALTLEPEAEEHLVRLAAGDVRKALTALEAAAASASAVGAGRIALTTAEQAVDTAAVRYDRDGDAHYDVISAFIKSMRGSDVDAALHWLARMLVAGEDARFVARRLVIFASEDVGMADPGALGVATAAAHAVEYVGLPEAQLNLAQAVIHLATAPKSNSATSALGAALADVRSGRGGPVPRGLRDAHYAGSKGLGHGAGYRYPHDDQRGVVTQQYVPEDLVGTNYYRPSQHGAERTVADRLPLLRRIVRGLPAPAAHSPEAAPVGGATGSGGRPRRADDGGAHEGGRNAAEEGHQ, from the coding sequence ATGGAGACCGACGCCCTCTTCACGCTCGCAGGCCCCGCCGCGCCCGTGGGTCCCGTCGGCGTGGACGGCTTCATTCCGGCCGGGGCGGATTCGCCGCTGGCCGTCCGGATGCGGCCGACCAGCCTCGACGAGCTGGTCGGTCAGGAACACCTCCTTGCGCCCGGTGCCCCGCTGCGCCAGCTCGTCTCCGGCGCCGCCCCGATGTCGATCGTTCTCTGGGGGCCACCGGGTAGCGGCAAGACGACCATCGCCCACCTCGTGGCCCGCGCCACCGATCGCCGCTTCGTCGCCATGTCGGCGCTGAACGCCGGGGTCAAGGACGTCCGTGCCGTCATCGAGACCGCCCGCCGGCAGCGCCGTGCCGGAGGTGCGCAGACGGTGCTCTTCATCGACGAGGTACACCGGTTCAGCAAGACCCAGCAGGACGCGCTTCTCGCCGCGGTCGAGGACCGGACCGTCACGCTGCTGGCCGCCACGACGGAGAACCCGTACTTCTCGGTCATCTCTCCACTGCTGTCCCGGTGCGTACTGCTCACCCTTCAGCCGCTCGACGACGCGGCGGTGCGCGAACTGCTCCGCCGTGCGGTCGCCGACGAGCGTGGTCTGCGCGACGCGCTCACCCTCGAGCCCGAGGCCGAGGAGCACCTCGTCCGGCTCGCCGCCGGAGACGTTCGCAAGGCGCTGACCGCCTTGGAGGCCGCTGCCGCCTCGGCGTCCGCCGTCGGTGCCGGCCGCATCGCGCTGACCACCGCCGAGCAGGCGGTGGACACCGCCGCGGTCCGCTACGACCGCGACGGCGACGCGCACTACGACGTGATCAGCGCGTTCATCAAGAGCATGCGCGGCTCCGACGTGGATGCGGCGCTGCACTGGCTGGCCCGGATGCTGGTCGCCGGGGAGGACGCCCGGTTCGTCGCCCGCCGCCTGGTCATTTTCGCGAGCGAGGACGTCGGCATGGCTGACCCGGGAGCGCTCGGCGTGGCCACCGCCGCCGCCCACGCGGTGGAGTACGTCGGTCTGCCCGAGGCCCAACTCAATCTCGCCCAGGCCGTGATCCACCTGGCGACCGCGCCCAAGTCCAACTCGGCGACCAGCGCCCTCGGCGCCGCCCTCGCGGACGTCCGGTCCGGACGCGGCGGGCCGGTGCCGCGTGGGCTGCGCGACGCGCACTACGCCGGCTCGAAGGGCCTCGGTCACGGAGCCGGCTACCGTTACCCGCACGACGACCAGCGGGGCGTGGTCACCCAGCAGTACGTACCCGAGGACCTCGTCGGCACCAACTACTACCGGCCGAGCCAGCACGGTGCCGAGCGGACCGTGGCCGACCGGTTGCCACTGCTGCGCCGGATTGTCCGGGGGCTGCCCGCCCCAGCCGCCCACTCGCCGGAGGCGGCGCCCGTCGGTGGTGCGACCGGCAGCGGCGGTCGACCCAGGCGGGCAGACGACGGCGGGGCGCACGAGGGCGGTAGGAACGCGGCCGAGGAGGGGCACCAGTGA
- a CDS encoding DUF948 domain-containing protein, producing the protein MDFGEVAALIAAIAFAILVLILTLPILRLRHTVDATTRMINDLNDRTAPLLGDVNTTVKNVNTALEQVQTSLDGVNLQLAKVDTMTSHAQNVTANVANLATVVSAAAANPLVKVAAFGYGVRRAAAARRHAETEREVRDTIKQQRRAARRGKG; encoded by the coding sequence GTGGACTTTGGAGAGGTCGCGGCGCTGATCGCGGCGATCGCGTTCGCGATACTGGTGTTGATCCTGACACTGCCCATCCTGCGGCTACGGCACACGGTGGACGCCACCACCCGGATGATCAACGACCTCAACGACCGCACCGCGCCGCTGCTCGGCGACGTCAACACCACCGTGAAGAACGTCAACACCGCGTTGGAGCAGGTGCAGACCTCGCTGGACGGCGTCAACCTCCAACTCGCCAAGGTCGACACCATGACCAGCCACGCGCAGAACGTCACCGCCAACGTGGCCAACCTCGCCACCGTCGTCTCCGCAGCCGCGGCTAACCCGCTGGTCAAGGTCGCCGCCTTCGGTTACGGCGTGCGCAGGGCCGCTGCCGCCCGCCGGCACGCCGAGACCGAGCGCGAGGTCCGCGACACCATCAAGCAGCAGCGGCGGGCCGCCCGGCGCGGCAAGGGCTGA